A section of the Kluyveromyces lactis strain NRRL Y-1140 chromosome F complete sequence genome encodes:
- the ULP1 gene encoding SUMO protease ULP1 (similar to uniprot|Q02724 Saccharomyces cerevisiae YPL020C ULP1 Ubl (ubiquitin-like protein)-specific protease that cleaves Smt3p protein conjugates specifically required for cell cycle progression associates with nucleoporins and may interact with septin rings during telophase) yields MTVSYHRKGFDDISDYSRSTVITADVSSKPYYFDRKGIKDSLNSGNEARDRGSESRWKSLGYNTVLSTLFDSAKTWFSWIDPLEQENGKDRTISNTTGANYDSLKRGVDEESTPRKKIHLDSLLQEKEHLREQLQHSITPTKEVLKLPKDPFHWDNTNEENYTESSPTRVQYGTRLYRKLKHKNQQQQSTALIAKPSDEVSYLKNLFNGEYHVPIEMQKERENQLKLLSRDNSHSSNASTNSSNNNIVRLTERIKALILENRKSIGPSTERGSTTDDIVIIREHKLDPLEEKRKQIYNQTLKFDRSLLTFEEEFKSYSQLIEERRKLVEQVRKTAKPQKLIPDLSTEDLSEVKATFNRSDNAVLSSKYMLEVTVRDFKTLAPRRWLNDTIIEFFMKYIEQNTAKTVAFNSFFYSTLADRGYQGVRRWMKRKKVDILDLNKIFVPINLNDSHWTLGIIEMKQHKIYYLDSLSSGMNSVSFLIMKNLQSYVMEESKQKLGEDFELCHIACPQQPNGFDCGIYVCLNTLYMSKDYTLSFDSKDAANMRNYIGHLILSK; encoded by the coding sequence ATGACGGTATCGTATCATCGAAAAGGGTTTGATGACATTAGTGATTATTCCAGATCAACGGTGATAACTGCAGATGTCTCTTCTAAACCATACTATTTCGACCGGAAAGGTATCAAAGATAGTTTAAATTCTGGTAATGAAGCACGTGATAGAGGTAGCGAAAGTAGGTGGAAATCGTTGGGATATAATACTGTCCTTTCAACTCTTTTTGATTCAGCAAAGACATGGTTTTCCTGGATTGATCCTTTGGAGCAAGAAAATGGGAAAGATCGTACCATTTCCAACACTACTGGAGCAAATTACGACAGTTTGAAAAGAGGAGTTGATGAGGAGTCGACTCCGAGAAAGAAAATTCATTTAGACTCACTGCTCCAAGAGAAGGAGCATTTAAGGGAACAGTTACAACATTCAATTACTCCAACGAAAGAAGTGTTGAAGTTACCTAAGGATCCTTTCCATTGGGATAATActaatgaagaaaactaTACAGAATCCTCACCTACAAGAGTACAATATGGAACTAGACTCTATAGAAAACTCAAGCATAAGAACCAGCAACAGCAGTCCACTGCATTAATTGCTAAACCGTCCGATGAAGTATCATATTTAAAAAATTTATTCAACGGAGAATATCATGTACCGATTGAGATGCAAAAGGAAAGGGAAAATCAGCTCAAACTTCTTTCAAGAGATAACAGCCACAGCAGCAATGCCAGTACAAACAGTAGTAATAACAACATTGTAAGGCTTACAGAAAGGATTAAGGCTttaattttggaaaacagGAAATCAATAGGCCCAAGTACCGAAAGAGGATCTACAACTGATGACATAGTCATAATAAGAGAGCACAAGCTTGATCCATTAGAagagaaaaggaaacagatCTACAATCAGACGTTGAAATTTGATCGTTCTCTCCttacttttgaagaagagttCAAAAGCTATTCTCAGttgattgaagaaagaaggaaactAGTAGAGCAAGTGAGGAAAACCGCCAAACCACAAAAACTGATACCTGATCTATCAACTGAAGATTTATCGGAAGTGAAAGCAACTTTCAATAGGTCTGATAACGCTGTTCTTTCATCCAAGTATATGTTGGAAGTAACTGTGCGAGATTTCAAGACATTAGCCCCTAGAAGGTGGTTGAATGACACAATCATTGAGTTTTTCATGAAGTATATCGAACAAAACACTGCCAAAACTGTTGCATTTAactcatttttttattctaCTTTAGCTGACAGAGGCTATCAAGGTGTAAGAAGAtggatgaaaagaaagaaggtTGATATTTTAGATCTTAATAAGATCTTCGTTCCtatcaatttgaatgattctCATTGGACATTGGGTATAATAGAAATGAAGCAACACAAAATTTATTATCTtgattctctttcttctggaaTGAATTCGGTCAGTTTCCTAATTATGAAAAATCTCCAGTCTTATGTGATGGAAGAAAGCAAACAAAAGCTTGGTGAGGATTTCGAACTTTGCCATATTGCTTGTCCACAGCAGCCAAACGGATTTGACTGCGGCATATATGTTTGTCTGAATACACTTTATATGAGCAAGGATTACACTTTGAGCTTTGATTCTAAAGATGCAGCAAACATGAGAAATTACATAGGTCATTTAATATTAAGTAAATAG
- a CDS encoding uncharacterized protein (weakly similar to uniprot|P53918 Saccharomyces cerevisiae YNL125C ESBP6 Protein with similarity to monocarboxylate permeases appears not to be involved in transport of monocarboxylates such as lactate pyruvate or acetate across the plasma membrane) — translation MSFSTGSSSKSTSSVVVVDVPKPFIQEDDHTNSENVVPFDQSVIECRDANNEEQEAGGFISRVSTKLENYHKESVLLNQENIELPVYDNDLFDPLSRAATQDVVSRRNTCRKDSVEGSIPEIEDDGLYNADDIIDPPPDGGYGWICCACVVVMNFCTWGPNTCYGVFLSYYLSSNYFPNATPTDFAVIGGLMLGLTLFLLPLSAMCMNKFGYRPVMLVGVLLQFTSFISSSFVTTIGELYFTYGILLGFANGFIFGCNSVVIPGWFLKKRAFANGLTHIGVGLGGLVLTFAVHAIMEKTGSHKWPMRFLGIMVLVFNTIAALIVKIRVPRNPPPQKSSLQLLKDVYDFNVYKLTPLQYCTLWSTMTNIGYVILLFSLSNYALSIGLNSQQATVTLALFNGAQIIGRPAMGYFSEKIGRVNCTSICMFYTILLLGPYWFNVDSYSAILGFTFLLGLAAGVSSVNVIPLIADVTGMAHFPAGLGYNNIWNGSTAVVAEIFALKLRDYSLPQPYLHCQIFVLVMYFVGLLALIPYREWKVRRMLNARISGKNVDDKIRLKWHRVLEPGVLNYFKRAFYLVRC, via the coding sequence ATGAGTTTTTCTACGGGCTCTTCTTCGAAGAGTACCTCATCGGTAGTGGTTGTTGATGTTCCAAAGCCATTCATTCAGGAAGATGATCACACGAACAGCGAGAATGTAGTACCATTTGATCAGTCTGTGATAGAGTGTCGAGATGCTAACAATGAGGAACAGGAAGCTGGTGGGTTCATTTCAAGAGTTTCTACTAAATTGGAGAATTATCACAAAGAGTCCGTTCTATTGAATCAGGAAAATATAGAACTTCCAGTCTACGATAACGACTTATTTGATCCTTTGTCCAGAGCTGCTACACAGGATGTTGTTTCTAGGCGAAATACCTGTCGTAAGGATTCTGTAGAGGGAAGTATAccagaaattgaagatgatgggTTATACAATGCGGATGATATTATAGATCCTCCGCCAGATGGTGGATATGGATGGATTTGCTGTGCATGTGTTGTGGTAATGAATTTCTGTACATGGGGACCTAATACGTGTTATGGTGTGTTTCTATCGTACTATTTGTCTTCGAATTATTTTCCCAATGCAACTCCGACCGATTTTGCAGTCATCGGAGGTTTGATGCTTGGGTTGACTTTGTTCCTTTTGCCATTGTCTGCCATGTGTATGAACAAATTCGGTTACAGACCTGTTATGTTAGTCGGCGTATTACTACAGTTCACATCGTTcatatcttcttctttcgTTACGACCATTGGGGAGCTTTATTTCACGTATGGTATTCTATTGGGTTTTGCGAATGGGTTTATATTTGGTTGTAACTCAGTGGTTATTCCAGGTTggtttttgaagaaaagagcGTTTGCAAACGGTCTTACCCATATTGGAGTTGGATTAGGTGGGTTAGTCTTAACGTTTGCTGTGCATGCTATTATGGAGAAAACGGGATCTCACAAATGGCCAATGAGATTTTTGGGGATCATGGTCTTGGTATTCAATACTATCGCAGCTCTGATTGTTAAAATCAGAGTCCCACGTAACCCTCCACCACAGAAATCTTCTCTgcaattgttgaaagatgtctatgatttcaatgtttaCAAATTAACTCCCTTGCAGTATTGTACGCTATGGTCCACTATGACCAATATTGGATACGTTATCCTActattttcattatcaaactATGCATTGTCCATCGGATTGAATTCTCAGCAGGCTACTGTGACGTTAGCACTATTTAACGGGGCACAGATCATTGGACGGCCAGCTATGGGATATTTCTCTGAAAAAATTGGTCGTGTCAATTGTACATCGATCTGTATGTTTTACACAATCCTTCTTTTAGGCCCATATTGGTTCAACGTCGATAGCTATTCAGCCATACTCGGCTTCACATTTTTATTAGGTTTGGCAGCAGGTGTTTCATCCGTTAATGTCATCCCATTGATTGCCGATGTTACTGGTATGGCTCATTTCCCAGCTGGATTAGGTTACAATAACATTTGGAATGGGTCCACTGCAGTGGTAGCAGAAATTTTTGCATTAAAATTGAGAGATTATTCGTTACCACAACCATACCTCCATTGTCAGATATTTGTCTTAGTCATGTACTTTGTGGGTCTGTTGGCATTAATCCCTTATCGCGAGTGGAAGGTAAGAAGAATGTTGAATGCACGGATATCCGGTAAGAACGTCGATGATAAGATTCGATTGAAGTGGCATAGAGTACTAGAGCCCGGTGTATTGAACTATTTCAAACGTGCATTTTATCTAGTAAGATGCTGA
- the PAC11 gene encoding dynein intermediate chain (weakly similar to uniprot|P40960 Saccharomyces cerevisiae YDR488C PAC11 Dynein intermediate chain acts in the cytoplasmic dynein pathway forms cortical cytoplasmic microtubule capture site with Num1p null mutant is defective in nuclear migration essential in the absence of CIN8) yields MDKNERLQLMKQKIEALQLQRKKIDSKHEEIADCTLPFISHITNSINNNESEVKKEVKTVEISVQTDDVNEFELSAVKEAVITYDIGIQTDEYDGKHEIMEDGHLPSQDLIEQQASTSDITETKEDKEVVEKDVFDFGNVVSAEDYATLKKETFSLQETIEAAALKSSSHQIAGDGKISMYLSISPKVAIDSTSEARVISSDVLDNLLVTVIHLVTKYVKSSLVQITHVSSGEVLDTVLFQGQNVVRSKFIDNPNSKITSVVLSCYTGKLILYELRTVKINNSFQVERNIVSTNYHHYPVLSIIIPKFNDHSILAASTNGQLKLISTLDLSLKEDDDVKIIPIPRTDLSYSTEQTKKDNKYYQHLLIMSLYDELSIISMLLLPSDPSSIYLGCEDGFIYKVCQLPLKGDNKGCYKISEGNNGFIPNFTSNVDDASLFHEGPITGMVACAGIDDLFFSYSIDGDCIFWDAVSNSRVSVIECDDAIIKAQWINENGSFYVALLTSFTFQIKSLRFSRDTQNNWQLNEDETSKDIVILPSDTPLKEFSSFEVICNEDACILVLCGTASTIYCYVINNL; encoded by the coding sequence ATGGACAAGAATGAGCGCTTACAGTTGATGAAGCAGAAAATAGAGGCTCTTCAGCtgcaaaggaaaaaaattgattcGAAACATGAAGAGATAGCAGATTGTACCCTTCCGTTCATTTCCCATATCACCAATTCCATAAATAACAACGAATCTGAAgtcaagaaagaagtaaaaACTGTTGAGATCTCAGTGCAAACAGATGATGTAAATGAGTTTGAATTGAGCGCTGTTAAGGAGGCTGTGATAACATATGATATCGGAATACAGACAGATGAATATGACGGGAAACATGAAATTATGGAAGATGGACATCTACCTTCCCAAGATCTTATAGAACAGCAAGCATCGACTTCAGATATTACAGAGACCAAGGAGGATAAAgaagttgttgaaaaggatGTGTTTGATTTCGGAAATGTCGTTTCAGCGGAAGACTACGCaacgttgaagaaagaaacatttTCACTACAGGAGACTATAGAAGCGGCTGCGCTCAAGTCATCTTCTCATCAAATCGCTGGTGATGGGAAAATAAGCATGTATttatcaatttcaccaaaagTTGCCATTGATTCAACTTCTGAAGCAAGGGTCATTTCCAGTGACGTCTTAGATAATTTACTGGTTACTGTGATTCATCTTGTAACCAAATACGTGAAAAGCTCTTTAGTTCAAATCACACACGTCTCTTCTGGTGAGGTACTTGATACAGTTTTATTCCAAGGTCAGAATGTTGTACGGAGCAAGTTTATTGATAATCCTAATTCTAAGATTACCTCCGTCGTTCTTTCTTGCTATACAGGAAAACTCATCTTATATGAACTGCGAACAGtcaaaataaataataGCTTTCAGgtggaaagaaatattgTTTCCACTAATTATCATCACTATCCGGTACTTTCAATTATAATTCCAAAATTCAATGACCATAGCATCCTGGCGGCCAGCACCAATGGCCAACTTAAGCTGATATCAACCTTAGATTTATCATTAAAAGAGGATGACGATGTCAAAATTATTCCTATCCCAAGGACGGACTTATCATATTCTACTGAACAGACTAAAAAAGATAACAAGTATTACCAACACCTATTGATAATGTCGCTTTATGACGAACTGAGCATAATTAGTATGCTACTGCTGCCATCTGATCCTTCTTCCATATATCTTGGTTGCGAGGATGGCTTTATTTACAAAGTGTGTCAATTACCTCTAAAAGGTGATAACAAAGGGTGTTACAAAATTAGTGAAGGAAACAATGGTTTCATACCAAACTTCACCTCAAATGTGGATGATGCTTCTCTATTCCACGAAGGTCCAATTACTGGTATGGTCGCTTGTGCTGGCATTGatgatcttttcttctcttacTCCATTGATGGTGATTGTATTTTTTGGGACGCGGTCAGCAATTCAAGAGTAAGTGTTATAGAGTGCGATGATGCGATAATAAAAGCTCAGTGGATTAACGAAAATGGCTCTTTCTATGTTGCTCTATTAACGAGTTTCacatttcaaatcaaatccttAAGATTTAGTAGAGATACTCAAAACAATTGGCAGTTAAATGAAGACGAAACTTCCAAAGATATTGTCATACTACCGTCTGATACCCCATTGAAGGAATTCTCCTCTTTTGAGGTAATTTGCAATGAGGATGCATGTATACTTGTGCTATGCGGAACTGCCAGCACCATATACTGCTATGTTATCAACAATCTATGA
- the MSH4 gene encoding MutS family protein MSH4 (similar to uniprot|P40965 Saccharomyces cerevisiae YFL003C MSH4 Protein involved in meiotic recombination required for normal levels of crossing over colocalizes with Zip2p to discrete foci on meiotic chromosomes has homology to bacterial MutS protein): protein MNNTATTSGNVTSFAKWAFESSSVEGTSSVGTTTSDNQSQNNSRVSRHSTSKKRKVDRQPTIFELSNHQQERDCSLPIRKSMQTRQSKSESRYTSRNKKITTTTSGLVVGPDRTIFSIFESGKNADTRVGICVVNYSTAEMHVSEFIDTQVFIKTLNKIYVCQPTEILIPSHSLSGKVSKLSTIVKCNISDNVKICEAATKVYNPQEGLEVLEKFALLGTNKSPVPFAEQLIGKEFCLMAVSAASNYMTQIAEADLALKFSNFRVRIDNGDNTMLIDMKTVQSLELIENTLESNGMTLLKVIDKTVTKMGHRALRNDILQPLTDINSLKLRVSAVQELQNNPDFLNSFRMELKVLHDLDALFSKLLSFNHTVILPDQKLNYVILLKESIESATTLKRLFEESKFESKLLSEIMAIFSSDDISSIFDLINRYLNEDTRWASTPIDLQNQKAYAIKRGSNGLLDVLRQLYKSLTDDIMREVDSLRDKFGLNFSHGHDVNRQFYLKLKKKDINQLSDLDSCFINRVTKKTAYEFTTLNLMKMNTRLSELTCEMIALSEQTVSELLSNISSHIATLFMISEAISVLDLLCSLATTGLENNWILASFGNHLSLSGARHPILENTLTNFVANDVEAIPNLSSFQIVTGCNMSGKSIYLKQVAMLTILAQIGCPVPCTSASFPLYQKLHARVCNDDIEAYSSTFSAEMKDMAYFIDDITDKTLMILDELGRGSSIADGFSIALAISEYLLSKNATVFLSTHFRDIPKILAPKPRVLHLEMKTEIDQESHLKMKYKASTESEEIEGYGMMICKRIFSERIMLEAYKISELLRASKRKGLKIIAKEDSCDNACQTTQIKQVYYLVQKLKAFCNHEKTIDIEELRSLQDDFISTFEIV from the coding sequence ATGAACAACACAGCGACAACATCTGGTAATGTTACATCTTTCGCAAAGTGGGCTTTTGAATCGTCTTCGGTCGAAGGCACTTCTTCCGTCGGAACCACTACATCGGATAATCAATCTCAAAATAATTCAAGGGTTAGCAGGCACTCAACATCTAAGAAACGTAAAGTCGATAGGCAGCCAACTATTTTTGAattatcaaatcatcaGCAGGAAAGGGATTGTTCTTTGCCAATCAGAAAATCAATGCAAACTAGGCAATCCAAATCTGAGTCAAGGTATACGtcaagaaataaaaagattACTACAACTACCTCTGGACTTGTTGTAGGGCCTGACAGGACAATATTTAGCATATTCGAGTCTGGGAAAAATGCAGATACACGAGTTGGAATTTGCGTGGTAAATTATTCAACTGCGGAAATGCACGTTTCAGAATTCATTGATACTCAAGTCTTTATTAAAACTTTAAACAAAATATACGTCTGTCAACCCACTGAAATCCTCATTCCATCGCATTCATTGTCGGGAAAAGTTTCAAAGTTGTCGACTATAGTCAAATGCAATATTTCCGACAATGTAAAGATATGCGAGGCGGCCACGAAAGTTTACAATCCTCAAGAGGGATTagaagttcttgaaaagTTCGCCTTACTTGGTACAAACAAGTCTCCTGTACCTTTCGCGGAACAATTAATCGGTAAAGAGTTTTGTCTTATGGCAGTATCTGCGGCTAGCAACTACATGACACAAATAGCTGAAGCTGATTTAGCTTTAAAGTTTAGCAACTTCAGAGTTAGAATTGATAATGGTGACAATACCATGTTGATTGATATGAAAACAGTTCAATCTTTAGAATTAATAGAAAACACTCTAGAATCAAATGGAATGACACTATTAAAAGTAATTGACAAAACAGTGACTAAAATGGGACATAGAGCGCTTAGGAATGATATACTTCAACCTTTAACTGATATTAATTCGTTAAAGCTTAGAGTTTCTGCTGTACAGGAACTACAGAACAACCCAGATTTTTTAAATTCCTTTAGGATGGAGCTAAAAGTTCTTCATGACCTGGATGCTCTTTTCTCTAAACTTCTCTCGTTCAATCACACCGTCATTCTTCCTGATCAAAAGCTCAATTATGTcatattgttgaaagaatccATTGAGAGTGCAACAACGCTTAAGAGACTTTTCGAAGAAAGCAAATTTGAAAGCAAATTGTTGTCAGAAATCATGGCAATATTTAGTTCAGATGATATTAGCAGCatctttgatttgatcaatcGATATCTCAATGAAGATACACGTTGGGCTTCTACACCTATCGATCTACAAAACCAGAAAGCGTACGCTATTAAGAGAGGTTCAAACGGTCTTCTTGACGTGCTCAGGCAATTGTATAAATCTTTAACAGATGATATTATGAGAGAAGTGGACTCCCTCAGAGATAAATTTGGATTGAATTTCAGCCATGGACATGATGTTAATCGGCAGTTTTACTTGAAActaaaaaagaaagacattAACCAGCTCTCTGATTTAGACTCCTGCTTTATCAATCGTGTTACGAAGAAAACTGCGTATGAATTTACCACATTGAActtaatgaaaatgaataCAAGGCTCTCTGAGCTTACTTGTGAGATGATAGCTTTGAGTGAACAAACCGTGAGTGAACTTTTATCCAATATTTCTTCTCATATCGCAACACTTTTTATGATATCTGAGGCTATATCAGTTCTAGACCTTTTGTGTTCTCTTGCAACAACGGGTTTAGAGAATAACTGGATTTTAGCATCGTTTGGTAATCATTTATCACTTAGTGGAGCTCGCCATCCAATTTTAGAAAATACACTAACCAACTTTGTAGCGAATGATGTAGAGGCAATACCCAATCTCTCTTCGTTTCAGATAGTAACAGGTTGTAACATGAGCGGAAAATCAATATACTTGAAACAAGTTGCTATGCTTACAATTTTGGCGCAGATAGGATGCCCTGTGCCCTGTACTTCTGCATCTTTCCCCCTATATCAGAAGCTTCATGCCCGTGTCTGTAATGATGACATAGAGGCGTATTCATCCACTTTCTCAGCAGAAATGAAAGACATGGcatatttcattgatgatatAACAGATAAGACTCTTATGATCCTAGATGAATTAGGACGTGGCTCAAGCATCGCAGATGGGTTCTCTATAGCTTTGGCTATATCGGAATATCTCCTTTCCAAAAATGCTACTGTATTTCTATCGACACATTTCAGAGATATTCCTAAAATATTGGCACCAAAGCCTCGTGTTTTACATCTTGAGATGAAAACTGAGATTGATCAGGAATCACATCtcaaaatgaaatataaagCCTCCACAGAATCAGAAGAGATAGAAGGATACGGTATGATGATTTGTAAACGAATTTTcagtgaaagaattatGTTGGAAGCATACAAAATATCGGAATTACTTCGAGCtagcaaaagaaaaggtttgaaaATCATTGCAAAGGAAGATTCTTGTGATAATGCATGTCAAACTACCCAAATCAAACAGGTTTATTATTTAGTACAAAAACTCAAAGCGTTTTGTAATCATGAAAAAACAATTGACATTGAAGAGTTGCGAAGTCTACAAgatgatttcatttcaacGTTTGAAATAGTCTGA
- the HST2 gene encoding histone deacetylase HST2 (similar to uniprot|P53686 Saccharomyces cerevisiae YPL015C HST2 Cytoplasmic member of the silencing information regulator 2 (Sir2) family of NAD()-dependent protein deacetylases modulates nucleolar (rDNA) and telomeric silencing possesses NAD()-dependent histone deacetylase activity in vitro), which yields MSAEIPKAIKKLAKYLQDNPDVKVIFMVGAGISTSSGIPDFRSPETGLYHNLSKLNLPYAEAVFDIEYFEQNPKPFYTLAKELYPGNFKPSPFHYLMKLFESKNRLKRIYTQNIDTLEREANISDEFIIEAHGSFASNHCIDCGKEFPKEAFQNKLLLNEQETDEDGGNYATCDGCGGLIKPKIVFFGEGLPTEFFDTWDLDSSTKEKTVCIVCGTSLTVYPFASLPMEAPNSWLRVLLNREIVGDFKTSRQDTDLIFKGSADYAAFLLAQELCWLEDLENLSGKQFKPESKTKTKVHINKPEPEQQEKINTKEEEVLKEVTEEIALELNNLTIKE from the coding sequence ATGTCTGCTGAAATACCGAAGGCTATTAAAAAGTTAGCCAAATACCTCCAGGATAATCCTGATGTGAAAGTTATATTCATGGTTGGGGCTGGAATATCAACTTCTAGTGGAATTCCCGATTTCAGATCTCCAGAAACAGGGCTTTACCATAACTTATCAAAACTGAATCTTCCTTATGCTGAAGCTGTATTCGATATAGAATACTTCGAACAGAATCCCAAACCGTTTTATACTCTTGCAAAGGAGTTGTATCCTGGTAATTTCAAGCCGTCTCCGTTCCAttatttgatgaaactATTCGAGAGCAAAAACCGGTTAAAAAGAATATATACCCAGAATATAGATACTTTGGAAAGAGAAGCAAATATCAGCGATGAATTCATTATAGAAGCACACGGATCATTTGCGTCAAACCATTGCATTGACTGTGGTAAAGAATTCCCAAAGGAAGcttttcaaaataaatTACTATTAAACGAACAAGAAACCGATGAGGACGGCGGAAATTATGCTACTTGTGATGGATGTGGCGGGTTGATTAAACCGAAGATTGTATTCTTCGGTGAAGGGTTACCTACCGAGTTCTTCGATACGTGGGATTTGGATAGCTCTACGAAGGAAAAAACAGTTTGTATTGTCTGTGGTACGTCCTTAACTGTGTACCCGTTTGCATCGTTACCCATGGAGGCACCGAATTCGTGGCTTAGGGTGCTACTGAACCGTGAGATAGTTGGTGATTTCAAGACCTCACGCCAAGATACTGATCTGATATTCAAGGGCTCTGCAGATTATGCAGCCTTTTTGCTTGCCCAAGAGTTGTGCTGGCTCgaagatttggaaaaccTCAGCGGCAAACAATTTAAGCCGGAATCgaaaacgaaaacaaaGGTTCATATAAATAAACCTGAACCTGAACAACAGGAGAAGATCAACAcgaaagaggaagaggTATTGAAAGAGGTCACGGAGGAAATAGCACTTGAGCTAAATAATCTAACCATTAAAGAATGA